A region of Candidatus Zixiibacteriota bacterium DNA encodes the following proteins:
- a CDS encoding geranylgeranylglyceryl/heptaprenylglyceryl phosphate synthase produces MQVFKTLMEVKENRGGGFLLLLDPDRSSAKSLLLLAEKAAEYHVDALLVGSSFIIQTGFHDMVRQIKNRASVPVIIFPGSHSQISPYADAVLFTSLISGRNPLYLIEEQVRGAPLMKEYGLEPIPTGYMLIDSGRATSVQYVSGTYPIPADKPDIACAHALAAQYLGMKMVFMEAGSGAKESVPEEMIAAVTGYIDLPVMVGGGLRQPEEIERRIQAGASFVVVGNHFEAHDNLSALLEFTSAAHPTEQVHI; encoded by the coding sequence ATGCAGGTTTTTAAAACCCTGATGGAAGTAAAAGAAAACCGGGGCGGCGGGTTCCTGTTGCTTCTGGACCCCGACCGGTCTTCCGCCAAAAGTCTTCTCCTGCTGGCCGAGAAAGCGGCGGAATATCATGTTGATGCTCTCCTGGTCGGCAGTAGTTTTATTATCCAGACCGGATTTCATGATATGGTTCGCCAGATAAAAAATCGGGCCTCGGTTCCGGTTATAATATTCCCCGGTTCGCACAGCCAGATTTCACCCTATGCCGATGCCGTCTTGTTTACTTCGTTAATCTCCGGCCGCAATCCGCTTTACCTGATCGAGGAGCAGGTGCGCGGTGCTCCCCTGATGAAGGAGTATGGATTGGAACCGATACCGACCGGTTACATGTTGATTGATTCGGGGCGGGCCACTTCGGTGCAATATGTTTCCGGCACCTACCCGATTCCAGCCGATAAACCCGATATCGCCTGTGCCCATGCCCTGGCGGCCCAATACCTGGGGATGAAAATGGTTTTTATGGAAGCCGGTTCCGGGGCAAAGGAATCGGTTCCCGAGGAGATGATTGCCGCCGTTACCGGGTATATTGATTTGCCGGTGATGGTCGGAGGAGGGCTTCGACAACCGGAGGAAATCGAGCGCCGAATTCAGGCCGGGGCCTCGTTTGTGGTGGTTGGCAATCATTTTGAAGCACATGACAATTTGTCGGCGTTACTGGAATTCACCTCGGCCGCGCATCCGACCGAACAGGTTCATATATGA